In the genome of Thermoanaerobaculum aquaticum, the window GGGGATTAACACCAACGTCACAGTGGACGGCGTGGACTACAACAACGCCTTCTTCGGTGGCCAGTACGGCACTGCCGAAGGACGGGCACCCCTGGCCATTTCCCAGGAGTCCATTAAGGAGTTTGCGGTGATCACCAACGGTGCTTCCGCCGAGTTTGGCCGCTCGGGCGGCGGTTTCGTCAACGTGATTACCAAGAGCGGCACCAACGACTACCACGGTTCCGCTTTTTACTACTGGCAGCCCCAGGATCTCGCCTCCGATCCGCCGGTGGGCGAAAAGCTGGACCAGGAGAAGAAGCAGTTCGGCGGCTCCTTCGGCGGCGCCTTTATGAAGGACAAGCTCTTCTTCTTCACCTCTTACGACCAGCAAGACCAGAGCTTGACGATCCCCATTGACCCCCGGGTGCTGGACGCCGACATCTTTGCGAAGTACCCGGTGCTGGCCTCCCCGCCGCAGTACGTGCAAACCCGCGACGGGCGGGTGCTTTTTACCCGCTTTGACTTCTTTGCAAGCCCCCAGCACCGCTTCATGGCCCGCATGAACTACGGGGACTACGAGGGGATCAACGGTACCTCCACCAGCCCCACCCGTACCGAGTCCTACAACGGCATCGAGGGGATGTTCTCCCGTTCCTACGTGGCCTCCTATTCCGGTACCTGGTCCGATAACCTGCTCAACGACTTCAACTTCCAGTACGTTTTGGAGGACACGCCCCGGCGGGATAAGGGGCTGGGCTTGCCGGACATTCAGGTGCGGGGCATCGGCAACTACGGGGAGGTGAGCTTCCTGCCCATTACCTCCACCGCCGACCGCACCACCATCTTTGACACCGTCACTTACATGTGGCAGGACCACGTGTTCAAGGGCGGTTTTGAGTACAACGACACCTCCATTGACCAGATCTTCAAGGGCAACTGGCGGGGGGTCTTCATCTTCAACAACAAGGCCGACTTTTTGGCCGGCAAGTGGTCCGAATACCGGCAGTTCGGCGGTCTGCAGGGCTTGACCGCCGATGAGGCCGGTCGCTCCAACTTTGGGCAAAAGGAGTACGCGGCGTTCCTGCAAGACCAATGGTTCATTTCCCCCCAGCTCACGCTCACCTTGGGATTGCGGTGGGAACGGCTGGATAACCCCGACTTCCCGATCCTGAACCTGCGGGAGCAAAATCCCGACGGCACCTACAAGCTCAACGGCAAGATCCCCGATGAGGATAACCAGTGGTCGCCCCGCATCGGTGTTTCCTGGGCCCCGGCTCCCAAAACCGCGGTGCGCTTTTCGGCCGGCCGCTTCTGGAGCCGTACACCGGCCCTGCTTTGGGCGCAAACCAACACCTCCAACGGCTTGAAGGGCACCCAGTACCTGATCTTCGCCCAGCGGGACAACCGCGGCAACGTCATTGGGCCACCCACCGACCCGCTGGCTCCCGGCTGGGGCTCCGCCTGGGATCCTCACGGCGTCGAGCGGGTGGACTTCTCCTCCATTCCCATCCCCCGCGGCGTGGGGGTGTTTACGGTGGACCCCAACTTCCGCAACCCCTACACGGACCGCGTCACCCTGGAGTTTGAGCGGGAGCTCTTTGCCAACACCGCCGCTTCCTTGAGCATCACCTACGCCGAGTCCAAGCACCTGGAGCGGCTTACCGATGCTAACCTCCGGTACGATGGCACCACCTCCGCCAACGGCCTGCCCCACTACGACCGCAACCGTCCCAACCCGGCCTACGGCCGCGTTACCGTGTACACCTCCGATGCCCGTTCCAAGTACTGGGGGATCAGCTTGCTCCTGCAGCGCCGGTTTGTGGAGCGCTTCTTCGGCATGCTGTCGGTGACCTGGTCCGAGGACAAGGACAACGACTCCAACGAGCGCAACTTTGCGGGGCTCTTTGCCGAGGACAAGAACAACCTGGATTTGAACTGGGGCTGGGCCGACCGCGACCAGCGGTGGAAGATTGCCGCCAACGGGACCTGGAACACGCCGTGGTGGGGGATTTCCCTCTCCGGTTTGTTCCGCTTTGCCACCGGCCAGCCCTACACCGCCTTTGCGGGCGCCGATCTTAACGGTGACCAGGACTCCGGGACTGACCGTCCCACGGTGGGCGGCAAGCACTTCCCCCGCAACAGCTTCCGCCAGCCGGACACGTGGTCTTTGGACCTGCGCCTGCAAAAGACCTTTGACATCAAGGGCTTTAAGCTGGCGGCCATTGCCGAGTGCTTTAACTGCACCGATCGCGAGGAGTACACGGTGACCAACACCATTTGGGGCACGGGGGAAACGCCGCGCTCCACCTTTGGCGCCAAGTCCTACACCGGCACGCCGCGCACCATTCAGCTGGCCATCCGCCTGGACTTCTAGCAGCCGCAAGCTGCACTGGAACCGGGGGGCGCTTCGGCGCCCCCCTTTTCTTTCACCGGGATGGACACCCGCCGGCGCGTTCTGAAAACTTTTCAGGCAGGTGGCTCGAGAGCAGCTCCCCATTGAAACATTTTCGAGCTAGTACGAAAGCTTGTGAGCAATTTTTGTCACTGCGGCAAGGGCCTTGACAGGCTTTCTGGGGCCACCTTAGCTTGGTGCCAGGAAAAGGAGGGGGCTATGCGAAAGGCACTAACAGCATTTTTGGTTTTGACGATGGCAAGCGGAGCTTTTGCCGCGGTACAGCAAGCCCCGCGCCACGAGCAGGAGGGGATCCTCTCGGGCATGGAGCTGTCGCTGGCGTCCTTCGACGAACGGGGCGTTCCCACCTTCCTCGCCGGCAACCTCGGCCAGGTTTCTGGGGGCGATCCGGTTGGAGCTTCGCTCGCCTTTCTGGAAGAAAAGCGGGCGGTATTTCTTGCCACGGGCCAGGAAGAGTTTGCCTTCAATCGGGTCCAGGAAGATGAGCTCGGGCAAATCCACGTGCGCTTCCAGCAGACGTTTCAGGGCCGACCGGTGGTAGGTGCCGAGCTCATCGTGCACCTGGAGGCAGCCTCCGGAAAGGTTTTGGCCATCAACGGGAAGTTCGTGCCTGCGTCGGAAATACCGACGCAACCTCTCCTGGAAGCAGAAACCGCCCTGCAAGCGGCCGCCCCGGCGGCGGGAATTGCCTCGGGAACGGTAGTGACGGCCCCCGAGCTGGTGTATGTACCTACCGATGAGGGCCTGCGGCTGGCCTGGCAAGCGACGGTGGCCTATGAGAGGGATGGAGAACCTTACCTCGATCGGGTTTACGCGGATAGCGATACCGGTGAGTTCCTGGGGGCAGAGGGCCTCCTTCACCGTGCCCTGTACCGCAAGATCTACACCGCCAACAACGGCACGTCCTTGCCCGGCACCTTGATGTTTGTGGAAGGTGGGTCCTCTTCGGACACCACCGCCATGGCCGCCTACAACAACTCGGGCATTACGTACAACTACTACAAGACCAAGTTCAACCGCGACTCCTACGACAACGCCGGTGCCCAGTTGATTTCCACGGTTCACTATGGCAGCAACTACAACAACGCTTTCTGGAACGGCTCGCAAATGGTCTATGGGGACGGTGATGGCACAACGTTCGGACCCTTTGCCAAAGCCCTGGACGTGGTGGCCCACGAGCTCACCCATGCGGTCACCGACCGCACGGCCGGGCTTGCCTACCAGAACGATTCCGGCGCTCTCAACGAAGCCATGTCCGACATTTTTGGCGCGGCCACCGAGGCGTACAGTGCGGGCGGTATCAGCTCCAACACATGGAAGATTGGCGAGGCCTGCTACACCCCCGCCACCGCAGGGGATGCCCTCCGTTACATGAACAACCCCACGGCTGACGGGTATTCAAGAGACTATTACCCGGAGCGGCTTTACGCCTACAACTGCACGCCATCCTCCAGCAACGACTACTGCGGGGTGCACGGTAACTCCGGCGTTGCCAACCTGGCCTTCTACCTGATGGTCAGCGGTGGCAGCCATCCCCGGGCCAAGACCTCCATTGCCGTAACCTCGATTGGGCTTTCCCGGGCCGAGCAGATCTTTTACCGGGCCCTTACCGTCTATCTGACCTCCTCCAGCACCTACGTGGGAGCCCGCAACGCCACCGCGCAGGCAGCTACCGACCTTTACGGCTCCACCTATGCCACCTATGTGCATAAAGCTTGGGACGCGGTTGGCGTGCCTGGCGGACCGGTGAACATGAATGAGACCGAGTCCAACGGCTCGCTCTCCACCGCAAACACCATCGGCACCAACGGCACCAACCTCCAGGGCTTCGTCGGCAGCTCCACCGACAACGATTACTTCAAGATCGGCGTGCCGGCGGGTAAGACCCTGGTGGTGTTCATGACGCCCCCCAGCACCAAGGACTACGAGCTTTACCTTTACAACAGCTCGGGAACCACCCTGGCCTCCAGCACTTACGGAACCGGTGTGAGGGAGCAGGTAATCTGGAAGAACACAGGGACGGCTACGGCCTACGTGTACGCCCGGGTCTACGGGTACAGCGGAGCCTACTCCACGACCTCGCCGTACTACCTAAAGGTGATTTGGTAAGGGGATTGGTCGCGGGGTTTAGGCACGCGTAACAGCTGCTTAACAACACCAAGAGGGGCGCTTCGGCGCCCCTTTTCCTTTTGCGCGAGGGGCTTGTGTAAAGTAGCGGCGTGGACTGGCTGGTTTTGGCGGTGTTTGTGGCGGTTTACCTGGGCATGTTCCTGGGTGAGCTGCCGGGCCTGGCTTTGGACCGCACCGGCGTGGCGGTGTTGGGCGCCATTGCCCTGGTTGCCAGCGGCCGGGTCACGCCGGAAATGGCGTGGCAAGCGGTGGATGTCCCCACGTTGGCGCTTTTGGCCGGGCTCATGGTGGTTTCCGCGCAGTTTCGCCTGGCCGGGTTTTACACGTTTATTGCCCGGCGGCTGGCTTCAGCGGCGGTGGCGCCCCCCGTGCTGTTGGCCTGGCTGTTGGTAGTCGTCGCGGTGCTTTCGGCTTTTCTCGTGAACGACATCGTGTGCTTGGCCATGGCTCCCATCTTGGTGGAAGGGTGCGCCCGCCGGGGCTTGGACCCGGTGCCTTTTCTTTTGGGGCTTGCCTGTGCCGCCAACATCGGTTCCGCCGCCACGCTCATGGGCAACCCTCAAAACATGCTCATCGCCCAGAAGCTCCACCTGGGGTTTTTGTCCTACCTGGGTTTGGCTTTCCCGGTGGTGATTCTGAGCCTGGCTGCTTGCTGGCTGGTGCTGGTACTCCAGCAAAAAGGCCAGTGGTTCGCCCACACGCCCATACCCGCCATCACGGCCCGGGAGCTGTCCCGCTGGCAAGCGGCTAAGGGGCTCGTGGTGTTAGGCGCGGTGGTGCTGGCGTTTAGCGTGACCCCCTGGCCCCGGGAAATCGTGGCGGTCACCGCGGCAGGGCTGTTGCTCACCTCAAGGAGAATGGCCTCCCGGGAGATGCTGGGGCTGGTGGACTGGCAGCTCTTGGCGCTTTTTGTGGGGCTTTTTGTGGTGAACCACGCCTTTGCGGTGGAGGGGTGGATGGCGGCAGCTTTGAGCAAGCTTTCCGGCTGGGGCCTGGATCTCTCGCAACCGGCAGTGCTTTTCCTTTCCGCCGCGGCGCTTTCCAACCTGGTTTCCAACGTTCCTGCGGTGATGTTGCTCTTGCCTTCTGCCACCTATCCGGCCGCAGGACCTATCCTGGCTTTGGCTTCCACCCTGGCGGGCAACTTGCTGGTGGTGGGCAGCATCGCCAACATCATCGTGGTGGAGCAAGCGGCGCAACTGGGGGTCGGGATTTCAGCCCGAGACCACGCTCGGGTGGGGGTGCCGGTGAGCCTCATCACGCTTTTCCTCGCCTTAGCTTGGGTTTTGCTGGCGTTTTGACCCGGACCCCCTTGACAACTGGAAAAGAAGGTTTACCTTTCGCGCCATGGAGCTAGACTCGGCTACCGAAAAGCCTCCAAGTAGTAGCCTCGGAAAGCTGCTCATCTCTCCTTTCAACGGCAGTGCCTTTTTCTCGGGACAGGTGAGGTGCGAACAGCTTTCCTAAGCTCGCCGTTTACTTTACAAGCCGTCATTCGGTTCCACCTGGAGTTTCCCCCCGTGGACTGGAGTGAGGCTAGGGAGGAACACGTTCATGCTTGAGGCACAGGCGTTCCCATCGGCAACCCAGCAGTTTGTAAGCCGCGAAGCCATCTGTGCGGTGTTCGGGGAGACCTACGATCCGGTTTCCTGGCAAGACTGGCGTTGGCAGATGCGCCACCGCCTCCACCGGCTGGACCAGTTTGAGAAGCTCTTGAGCTTGACCCCAGCCGAGCGGGTGGGGTTGACCATGGCTTCCCAGCGCTTTGCGGTGGCGGTTACCCCCCACTTTGCGGCGCTCATGGACTCCGAGGACCCCAACTGCCCCATCCGCAAGCAGGTGATCCCCCGGGAAGAGGAGCTGGTGGCCGCTCCCGGGGACTTGGTGGACCCCTGCGGGGAAGACCAGCACATGGTGGTGGAGGGATTGGTGCACCGCTACCCGGACCGGGTGCTGCTGCTGGCCCAGGATGCCTGCGCGGCGTACTGCCGGTACTGCACCCGCTCGCGCCTGGTGGCGCAAGGGGACTTAAACGCCTTACCCAAGCGGCTGGAGGCCATTTTGGATTACCTCCGCGCCCATCCCGAGGTGCGGGACGTGCTGATTTCCGGCGGCGATCCCCTGCTTTTCTCCGACGATCGGCTGGACGCTTTGCTTTCCGCCGTCCGCTCGGTGCCGTCGGTGGAGTTCGTGCGCCTGGGCAGCCGGGTCCCGGGCTTTCTCCCCCAGCGCATTACCTCGGAGCTGGCGGCGGTTCTCCGCAGGCACCGGGTCTGGCTTTCCTTGCACTTTTCCCACCCGCGGGAGCTAACCCCGGAGGTAGCGGCCGCTTGCGACACCCTGGCCGATGCCGGCGTCCCCTTGGGCAGCCAAACGGTGCTTTTGGCCGGCGTCAACGATGACGCCAACACCTTGCGGGAGCTGTTTACTGGCTTGCTCAAGCTGCGGGTGCGGCCTTACTACCTCTACCAGTGCGATCCGGTGCTGGGAACCTCGCACTTGCGCACCTCCATTGCCAAGGGGCTGGAAATTATGGGCCAGCTGCGCGGCTTTACCACCGGTTACGCGGTTCCCACCTACGTGGTGGATGCCCCGGGCGGCGGGGGCAAGATTCCCTTGCAACCGCCATCCGTGGTGGCCCATGAGGGCGAAACCTGGGTTCTGCGCAACTGGTCGGGAAGGCTCTTTACCTACCAAGACCCACCGCAAGCATGAAGGCGCTGCATCTCGGCTTCGTCTTCGATTGCCAGGAGGACTACCTGGCCCAGGGCTTCACCCCTGAGCAGGTGGCGGAGTTCGATCCCCGGGTCACCGTGGAGGGCATTGCCGCAGGCTTGCACGCTTGCGGCCATGAAGTGAGCTTGGTAGGAAACGGCCAAGCTTTGGCTCGGTCTCTTGCCCAAGGGCAGCGCTACGACTTGGTCTTCAACATTGCCGAAGGGCTGACCGGCTTTTCCCGGGAAGCGCAGGTGCCGGCGCTTTGCGAGCTTTACCGGCAAAAGTACACGTTTTCCGATCCCCTCACCTGCGCCCTCACCTTGCACAAAGCCATGGCCAAGCGGGTGGTGCGCGACGCGGGCTTGCCCACCGCCCCGTTTTTCGTGGTAGAAAGCCCGCAAGACCTGCGGGAAATCCCCTTTCCCGGGCCTTACTTTGCCAAACCGGTGGCAGAGGGAAGCTCCAAAGGCATTTCCGCCCGCTGCCAGGCGCAGGCCGCCAGCACGCTCCAGGAGGTGTGCCGGGAGCTGCTTGCAAGCTTCCAGCAACCGGTGCTGGTGGAGCGGTTCCTGCCCGGGAGGGAAGTCACCGTAGGGATCGTTGGCAACGGGGGCGGAGCCCGGGTGCTGGGGGTCATGGAGGTGGAGTTTACCGAGCGGGCCGAAACCCAGGCGTACACCGCGCTGAACAAGGAACAATACCGGGAAAGGGTCCGCTACCGCTTGCTTCAGGATGAGGAGCTCGCCCGCCAGGCCGGTGATCTGGCATTGGCGGTGTATCACCTTTTGGGTTGCCGGGATGCGGCGCGGTTGGACCTCCGCTGCGATGAAACCGGCACACCGCAGTTTCTAGAAGCCAACCCTCTTCCCGGCCTGGACCCCATCCGCTCGGACCTGCCCATCCTCGCCCGCCTGGCGGGCGTGGAGTACGTGGAGCTGCTTTCGGCCATCGTGGAGGCCGCGTGGACCCGTCGGTGGTAGTTGCCCATAACCCGGTGCCGGCCGGTGCCGATCCCGCCACCGCCGACGTTTTGGAACAAGTAGCGTTGGTCGCCGAAGCCCTCGAGGAGCTGGCCATTCCCTACGAGGTGCGCGAGGTTACCGATCCCACGGCGGTGGAGCCATTCCGGGGCAAGGTGGTGTTTAACCTTTTTGAGGCTGAAGCCGGGAAGTTTCAGCTCCCCCTGGTGTTTGCCCAAACGTTAGAAGCTTCAGGCATTCCCTTTACCGGCTCATGCCGTGACGTTTTAGCCCTCACCACCAACAAGGTGGCCACCCGCCAGCGGCTCGCCGAGTTTGGCGTTCCGGTGGCGCCAGGGGGCGTGGCGTTCCAAGACCTTGCTTCGGTGCCATCCCCGTGGCTCGTCAAGCCCGCCTGGGAGGACGCCTCGGTGGGTTTGGAGGGCAACCCGGTGTGTTTCACCAGAAAGGATTTAGAGCAAAGGGTGGCGCAGCTGACCCGGCGCTTTCCCGGTCAGGAGATCCTGGTGGAGCACTTCCTGCCAGGTCGGGAGTTCAACGTGTCGCTCTTGGCAGGCGGTAACACGCTGGAGGTGTTGCCGGTCGCCGAAATAGCGTTTGTGGACTTTCCCCCCGATGTGCCGCCCCTGGTGAGCTACGAAGCCAAATGGGAAGCGGGCTCCTTTGCCGACACCCACACTGTGCGGGTCTTCCCACCGGCCGAGGATCCTGTGGTTGCCACCGCGCGGGAGCTGGCCCTGCAGGCGGCCCTGGCTTGCGGGGTTTCCGGGTACGCCCGGGTGGATTTGCGGTGCAACGAAGAAGGCAGGCCTTGCGTGCTGGAGGTCAACGCCAACCCCTGCCTGGCCCCGGGGGCGGGCTTTCTGGCAGCTGCCGCCCAGGCTGGCCTGAACCCGCCTCAGGTGGTTTCCCGCATCCTGGCGGCCACGGGAGTGGTATGCGCCTGAGGCGCGAGCTTTTGCCCGCGGACCGTGAGGCTATCGCCTTGCTGCTTGCGGCCACCGGCTTTTTCAACCCGGAAGAAAGTGCTGTGGCGCTGGAACTGGTGGATGAGCGGCTGAGCCAGGGTCCCGAAAGCCACTACCGCTTCTTGGTGGCCGAAGAAGCTGGCCAAGTCTTGGGTTACGCCTGCTGGGGGCCCATCCCCGGCACCCGTTTTTCAGCGGACCTCTACTGGATTGCCGTGAACCCAAACGCCCAAGGCCACGGGGTGGGGCGAGCGCTTCTAGCTGCCATCGAAGCGTGGATGGCCGAACAGGGCCGCTTCCGCGTTTACGTGGAAACCTCCACCCGCCCCCAGTACGCCCCCACCCGGGCGTTTTACCTTGCCTGCGGCTACCAGCTGGCCGCCGAGCTCCCCGACTTTTACGCCCCCGGCGACGGCAAAGCGATTTTCTTGAAGCTCCTCACGGCACCGAACCCCTAGCGCCCTCCCAGGGCCTTAAGCCTTAGTCCCCGCGGCCAACCCTCAGGACGAAACCTCAATCCCCAGGGAAGCGCTGGCCTGCGTGAGCAGTTGGGGCTCCACCAAGCCCTGCTGAGCCAACTGCCAGAGGGCGGCGTAGGCCACGTGCTCGGCGTCCACCTGGAAGTAGCGGCGGAGGGCTTGCCGGGTGTCGGAAAGCCCGTAGCCATCGGTGCCCAGGGGCACCATGGGGCGCCCCACAAAGCGCGCCACCATGTCCGGCACCGCTGTGATGTAATCCGTCGCAGCCACGATAGGGCCGGGGTGGCCTTCCAGCGCTTGCGCGACGTAAGGGATGCGGGGCTGTTGGTCCGGGTGGAGACGGTTCCACCGCTCGCACTCCAGGGCCTCCTGCCGCAGCTGCTGGTAGCTGGTGACGCTCCACACCTCGGCCCCCACGCCAAACCTTTCGGCCAGGAGCTCTTGCGCCCTTAGCACCTCCCGCAGGATGGGGCCGGAGCCAAAGAGCTGCACCCGCACCGGGAGCCCTTCCGGTGCCGAAGGGAACAGGTACATGCCTTTGCGGATGCCTTCCTCCGCCCCGGCCGGCATGGGCGGCTGGGGGTAGTTTTCGTTGTAAAGCGTGAGGTAGTAAAAGCAGTCCTCCTGGCGGTGCACCATGGCTTCCAGGCCTTCCCGGATGATTACCGCCACTTCGTACGCAAAAGCCGGATCGTAGGCACGGACGTTGGGCATCACCGAAAAGAGCACGTGGGAGTGGCCGTCGCAGTGCTGGAGGCCTTCCCCCTGCAGGGTGGTGCGGCCGGCAGTGGCGCCCAGCAGGAAGCCCCGCCCCATGGCGTCGCCAAAAGCCCAAATGAGGTCCCCCACCCGCTGGAAGCCAAACATGGAGTAAAAGATGTAAAACGGCACCGTGGGCAAACCGTGGGTGGCGTAGGCGGTGCCGGCAGCAGTGGTGGAGGCCATGGCCCCCGCTTCGGTAATGCCCTCCTCCAGGATTTGGCCGTTCTTGGCTTCCCGGTAGGCCAGAAGCAAGTTGTGATCCACCGGCTCGTAAAGCTGCCCCTTGGGCGCGTAAATCTTCACCTCGGCAAACAGCGACTCCATGCCAAAGGTGCGGGCTTCATCCGGCACCACCGGCACCACGTACCTGCCGAACTCTTTGTGGCGCAGGAGGTTCCGCAGCAAGCGCACAAACGCCATGGTGGTGGATACCTCCCGCTCGGAGCCAGCGAAGAACTCGGAAAAGGCATCCTCCCCCGGCAGCTCGGGCACCAGTACCTGCACCCGGCGAGAAGGAAGCGGTCCACCCAGGGCAGCCCGCCGCTCCAGCAGGTACTGCACCTCGGGGGAGTTGGGGCCGGGGTGGAAGTACGGGGGGTCCTCGGATTCCAGAGCCGAATCGGGGATCTCCAAATGCAGCACGTCGCGAAAGGCCTTGAGCTGGGCCACGTTGAGCTTCTTCATCTGGTGGGTGGGGTTTTTCCCTTCAAACTCCTGGCCCAGCGTCCAGCCTTTGACGGTTTTCACCAAAATTGCCGTGGGTCGCCCGTGGGTTTCGGTGGCCAGCTTGTAGGCGGCGTAAAGCTTGTGGTAGTCATGGCCACCGAACTTCAAGTGCTTGATGTCGCGGTCGGAAAGGTGTTCCACCAGCTTCAGCAAACGAGGATCGGCGCCAAAGAAGTGCTGGCGCATAAAGGCGCCGCCTTCGGCGTGATAGCGCTGCCACCAGCCGTCCACGGTTTCGTTGAGGCGCTGCAACAAGAGCCCGTGCTCGTCCCGGCGCAGAAGCTCGTCCCACTCCCGGCCCAGGATGACCTTGATGACGTTCCAGCCCGACCCGCGGAACACCGCTTCCAGCTCCTGAATGATCTTGCCGTTCCCGCGCACCGGCCCGTCCAGGCGCTGCAGGTTGCAGTTCACCACGAAGATGAGGTTGTCCAGCTCCTCGTTGGCGGCTACGTGCAAAGCACCTAGGGCCTCCGGCTCATCGGCCTCCCCATCGCCCATGAAACACCAAACCCGTTGCTGGGAGGTGTCCTTCAAACCTCGGTGCAGCAGGTAGCGGTTAAAGCGGGCCTGGTAAATGGCGTTTAACGGCCCCAAGCCCATGGAAACGGTGGGGAACTCCCAAAAATCCGGCATGCGGCGGGGGTGCGGGTAGGATGACAGGCCGATACCGGTAGTTTCCCGGCGGAAGGCTTCCAGGTTTGCCTCGGTGAGCCGGCCCTCCAGGAACGCCCGGGCGTAAATCCCAGGGGCGGCATGGCCTTGAATGAAAACCTGGTCACCGCCACCCGGGTGGTTCTTTCCGCGGAAAAAGTGGTTGAAACCCACCTCGTAGAGCGCCGCAGCCGACGCATACGTGGAAAGGTGGCCGCCAATGCCCGGGTAGTGCTTGTTGGCCCGGGAAACCATGGCCATGGCGTTCCAGCGCACGATGCGCCGGATGCGCTTTTCCATGGCTTCGTCCCCGGGAAACTCCGGCTCCTGCTCGGGAGAAATGGTGTTGATGTACGGGGTTTGGATGGGCTCAATGCCAAGACCCAGCATGCGGGCACGCTTTAAGAGCTTGCGCAGGATAAAGGCGGCCCGCAGTGGGCCCTTGGCTTCGGCAAGCCAATCAAAGGCTTCAATCCACTCGGCGGTTTCCTGGGGATCCAGGTCCGCCAGTTGCTTTTTAAACTGCGTCTCGTACGCTTCGATCATCCCCCTACCTCCACAGCCAAGCCACCCGGCCTCACCAGGTAACGCAAGCACCCGGCTTTCTCTTCCGCCCCGTTAGAATAGCGCGATGTGTTCGCTTTTCTAAGGTGGGAAGAGATTCCGTGCTGAATTTTTCGTCGCTCCGCCGTGCTGGCAAAGCAGCGCCCGTTGTTGTGGCTTGGGTGCTCCTCGCAGCCAGCAGGGTCCTGGCCCGGCAGGGAACGCTTTGGGAGTGGGACGACTACGTTTTCCAGTTAGCGCTAGCGCACTTTGCGCCGCAAGCGCAGGTGCCTCATCCGCCCTTCTACCCAGGGTACGTTTACCTTGCCCGCACGGCCAAGCTGATCACCGCTGACGATGTGCTCGCCCTGACCTGGGTGAGCGTGGTTGCCAACATGGCTGCTCTCGTCTTTCTCTACCGCATCACGGTGGAGCTTCTGGGTTGCCCAAGGACTGCGCTTACGGCAGTGCTGATCTTTGCCTTTGCTCCTGCGGTGTGGCTGCACGCTGGCGTGCCGCTTTCAGACCCGGCAGGGTTGGCCTGGGCCCTTC includes:
- a CDS encoding TonB-dependent receptor; this encodes MRGRALLLRSVALALLLFSAAAAWAQTDVTMARITGTVKDEQGQPLPGALVEAKNQETGLMARAVADTNGFYRLLNLPPGVYTLTASLSGFATLEKSDVRLVLGSAPTVDFTLPAATTAETVTVTAETPLVEVTNTTVGATILNEQIKSLPLNGRDFTSLVYLTPETRRESQRGYISISGQRGINTNVTVDGVDYNNAFFGGQYGTAEGRAPLAISQESIKEFAVITNGASAEFGRSGGGFVNVITKSGTNDYHGSAFYYWQPQDLASDPPVGEKLDQEKKQFGGSFGGAFMKDKLFFFTSYDQQDQSLTIPIDPRVLDADIFAKYPVLASPPQYVQTRDGRVLFTRFDFFASPQHRFMARMNYGDYEGINGTSTSPTRTESYNGIEGMFSRSYVASYSGTWSDNLLNDFNFQYVLEDTPRRDKGLGLPDIQVRGIGNYGEVSFLPITSTADRTTIFDTVTYMWQDHVFKGGFEYNDTSIDQIFKGNWRGVFIFNNKADFLAGKWSEYRQFGGLQGLTADEAGRSNFGQKEYAAFLQDQWFISPQLTLTLGLRWERLDNPDFPILNLREQNPDGTYKLNGKIPDEDNQWSPRIGVSWAPAPKTAVRFSAGRFWSRTPALLWAQTNTSNGLKGTQYLIFAQRDNRGNVIGPPTDPLAPGWGSAWDPHGVERVDFSSIPIPRGVGVFTVDPNFRNPYTDRVTLEFERELFANTAASLSITYAESKHLERLTDANLRYDGTTSANGLPHYDRNRPNPAYGRVTVYTSDARSKYWGISLLLQRRFVERFFGMLSVTWSEDKDNDSNERNFAGLFAEDKNNLDLNWGWADRDQRWKIAANGTWNTPWWGISLSGLFRFATGQPYTAFAGADLNGDQDSGTDRPTVGGKHFPRNSFRQPDTWSLDLRLQKTFDIKGFKLAAIAECFNCTDREEYTVTNTIWGTGETPRSTFGAKSYTGTPRTIQLAIRLDF
- a CDS encoding KamA family radical SAM protein produces the protein MLEAQAFPSATQQFVSREAICAVFGETYDPVSWQDWRWQMRHRLHRLDQFEKLLSLTPAERVGLTMASQRFAVAVTPHFAALMDSEDPNCPIRKQVIPREEELVAAPGDLVDPCGEDQHMVVEGLVHRYPDRVLLLAQDACAAYCRYCTRSRLVAQGDLNALPKRLEAILDYLRAHPEVRDVLISGGDPLLFSDDRLDALLSAVRSVPSVEFVRLGSRVPGFLPQRITSELAAVLRRHRVWLSLHFSHPRELTPEVAAACDTLADAGVPLGSQTVLLAGVNDDANTLRELFTGLLKLRVRPYYLYQCDPVLGTSHLRTSIAKGLEIMGQLRGFTTGYAVPTYVVDAPGGGGKIPLQPPSVVAHEGETWVLRNWSGRLFTYQDPPQA
- a CDS encoding anion transporter, whose protein sequence is MDWLVLAVFVAVYLGMFLGELPGLALDRTGVAVLGAIALVASGRVTPEMAWQAVDVPTLALLAGLMVVSAQFRLAGFYTFIARRLASAAVAPPVLLAWLLVVVAVLSAFLVNDIVCLAMAPILVEGCARRGLDPVPFLLGLACAANIGSAATLMGNPQNMLIAQKLHLGFLSYLGLAFPVVILSLAACWLVLVLQQKGQWFAHTPIPAITARELSRWQAAKGLVVLGAVVLAFSVTPWPREIVAVTAAGLLLTSRRMASREMLGLVDWQLLALFVGLFVVNHAFAVEGWMAAALSKLSGWGLDLSQPAVLFLSAAALSNLVSNVPAVMLLLPSATYPAAGPILALASTLAGNLLVVGSIANIIVVEQAAQLGVGISARDHARVGVPVSLITLFLALAWVLLAF
- a CDS encoding M4 family metallopeptidase, which gives rise to MRKALTAFLVLTMASGAFAAVQQAPRHEQEGILSGMELSLASFDERGVPTFLAGNLGQVSGGDPVGASLAFLEEKRAVFLATGQEEFAFNRVQEDELGQIHVRFQQTFQGRPVVGAELIVHLEAASGKVLAINGKFVPASEIPTQPLLEAETALQAAAPAAGIASGTVVTAPELVYVPTDEGLRLAWQATVAYERDGEPYLDRVYADSDTGEFLGAEGLLHRALYRKIYTANNGTSLPGTLMFVEGGSSSDTTAMAAYNNSGITYNYYKTKFNRDSYDNAGAQLISTVHYGSNYNNAFWNGSQMVYGDGDGTTFGPFAKALDVVAHELTHAVTDRTAGLAYQNDSGALNEAMSDIFGAATEAYSAGGISSNTWKIGEACYTPATAGDALRYMNNPTADGYSRDYYPERLYAYNCTPSSSNDYCGVHGNSGVANLAFYLMVSGGSHPRAKTSIAVTSIGLSRAEQIFYRALTVYLTSSSTYVGARNATAQAATDLYGSTYATYVHKAWDAVGVPGGPVNMNETESNGSLSTANTIGTNGTNLQGFVGSSTDNDYFKIGVPAGKTLVVFMTPPSTKDYELYLYNSSGTTLASSTYGTGVREQVIWKNTGTATAYVYARVYGYSGAYSTTSPYYLKVIW
- a CDS encoding D-alanine--D-alanine ligase family protein; protein product: MKALHLGFVFDCQEDYLAQGFTPEQVAEFDPRVTVEGIAAGLHACGHEVSLVGNGQALARSLAQGQRYDLVFNIAEGLTGFSREAQVPALCELYRQKYTFSDPLTCALTLHKAMAKRVVRDAGLPTAPFFVVESPQDLREIPFPGPYFAKPVAEGSSKGISARCQAQAASTLQEVCRELLASFQQPVLVERFLPGREVTVGIVGNGGGARVLGVMEVEFTERAETQAYTALNKEQYRERVRYRLLQDEELARQAGDLALAVYHLLGCRDAARLDLRCDETGTPQFLEANPLPGLDPIRSDLPILARLAGVEYVELLSAIVEAAWTRRW